The nucleotide window ATTACAAGGTCAAAATACTTATGTGAATTTTGCTTCTTTTGATCGTACAATTATGTATGTTAACTAATTAGTTAAGAGTCAATAATGAACTTTATGAAATTGTCTAGTGAGTTTATTTTGAATGAGATTTAAATGATATTGAGTTCTATTTCCAAATGTTTGATCATATCCACGCCCACTCTCaactttcttttctttctccGTATCTCCGATACAACGTGTGTTGATGTGTTTTGGATAAGAGGCgtgataatatgaataatgtccggatttcattgaaattcttATCGACATAGTGACAATCAGAAGAACTGGAAGAAGAGGATTGTATGTTTCAACTGCACTTTTCAGGAAGTTATTATCGTTACATGTATCCGAATGTCATTCTTCACTTATACATTGGCTGTTCCTTTTTTTGACATTCAAATTCCAATATTATATCATGTAATCCCCTATTTGTGGTACATGTTGTATTTTTATGATGTATATAATTTCTTATGTTAGCAGATGAAAACAACTGGgaataatttttgaaaataaatagttAGATGTCAGTTCATCAATGAGTCTGACATTATAAATTTTAGCGAACTGAACTACTGGTAGATCCACTTTCAGATATTCACACCTTTATTTTGCCCATCCTCGATATTTTAAAGATCTTTCTCCAATACGGTTAGTAACCGAGCTCCTTCACATACTGCATAGAACTAAATATTCTGTTGCTTCTTAACACCAAAAATACTTCACTCACTAACCATAGGCTTAACACATATCTTTAATTTATGATATTTAGGCAAGCTTGGTCTTATACATTCTACGAATCTCCCTGTTACTATTTAGGAATGTTTTGATTCATAAAATGGAGGAGAGACAATATGCACCAATTATCGATCACTCaaatagccttgtgtgggagagaacaaaccaacttccagctgaagaggaaattaggaaaagacgatggaaatggataggacatacattacgcaaatcgtcaaactgcatcacgaggcaagctctaacttggaatcctgaagggaagcggaaaagaggaaggccaaagaacacattacgtcggataatagaagcagatatgaaaaggatgaattacaactggaaggagctggaaaggattgcccaggacagggttggatggagaatgctggtgagcgacctatgctccttcacgaggagtaacaggtgtaagtaagtaagtaagcaaataattaaataaagtcGTTTTTCTTTAAAGGCTTCATCCTAGTTACTTACTAACTACGCCTGTTAGCCTTCATAGAACCTAGTTTACCAAAGAtggttatttaaaaaaatgtccTGCACTCTCTTGTCCAGTTCTTGTCGAGTGCTGTGTCGTTTTCCAAAGACTATTAACCATGTCTTGTAATTTCATTCTCAACTCCTTCTGTGTAGACTAACACTTCAAGTTACATTTTTTTATGAACAACATGACATTAAGAGAGTTTTTATGGTAATTTCACTTGTTATGTGAGACAATTCACGGTAGTGTTTATAAACAATGGTCATTTTCTGGCTAGCTTTTGCCgattattattaaaagaaaatatgttTCAACACCGGACCTCAgcataaatttttattattgaaaaaattaattaattaacgaAAGTTTACACCATATAAGTTGTTGCAAAATTTAAATATTGAAGCATTCATATCTAATTTCGGGtctcaatataaaaataaaaacaagattTTCATAAGATCACAACACTGACTGATTTATTGTCTTGATttgattagaaaaataatagGTACAACAAATATCCCGATCGATATCGCCATGGTTACATAATTATCTGTAGATCTGCTAGTACGAAGAAAGGCATTCGTCGAGAGACATATTAAACCTGATACCGCACTAGTAATGCCATTCAATGTACCAAAATAACGTATTGGGAATGCAGACAGAAGAAAGCTAATGAAGCAACTGAATAAGAGTGACCTTAATATAACCAAGAATACAAACGATGCATAAGAAGCTATAGGACTAGGTATAAACATCATTGCACTCAGAGCAACAGCAGAGAGAGCCAAAAGACCTTGTCCCGGGACTAGGCCAAGTGTTAGAGTATAATACATTTTATCGGGATTCGCTAAATCACGTTCGTTGGTGAGCATGTTCTTAATGCTCGTTCGAGCTCTTTTGAGACAGAAGTCAATCATAAGACCAGTAACTGGTGACAGCAAGAAACTCGACATGAAGAATGCTGAGGAAATACTTAACAAATGATCTGCAGTTGACTTGTCAGAATACGCATCATTTATGTGTTTTGCTAAGTGCGATAGGTAAAATGAGAAACGAAACAAACCCAAAGTAAACCAAAGATTAATCAGTAAGTATGATAAAGAAAAAACACAACTTAATAAAGATGGGTAACGTTTATCCAAAATTGAAGATATTTCTCCATAGATATCCATTTCTCCCGAACTTTCAATTGACGTTTTCTGTTACAAAACAAATATAAGAAAGACGAACAATAATAACCGTCAGTGGTGGGAGAATCGCGTTCATATCTGTATTAGATTCTAAGATTTACTTCGACTTCTAAACCATGCATTTCTGTCAAGTTGAATAGATCATGACAAAATAAAACGGAAAATAATACAATGTCCCATCATAGTAAAAATAAATGGGGAACTGTAGAAGATCAGTAAACTACGATGTGCATAACGAGCAAGATTCTGTTATTAGGAATAATGGCATTTCATACCTATAATTGAGATCTTCGTGAAAGCGTCTTCCTCTCATCGAAAATCCGTATTCACACTCAATGGGAATGAAAACAAATTGTATATGGTATATATAGCTTGTGACAGATTTCAAACAAACGCGGTCTGAGCAGAATAAGGAGTTCGATGATTGTATTGATTTTGTCGCACATTACAGTTTATTAGAATATGTGAAATGCCTACAAAACTTAAGATTCTGTCGATTCCGAAGTC belongs to Schistosoma haematobium chromosome Unknown HiC_scaffold_551, whole genome shotgun sequence and includes:
- a CDS encoding uncharacterized protein (EggNog:ENOG4113C9S~COG:G), which encodes MFGVVFMVWMVSQMCLIVFAGILMDKVGLRILKLLAAVVYFTGTVMFAFTTGETVPLFYAAGILVALSSICSLICNHQVSSMFPQFRGLCISLLSGAYDSSSVVAYVLSLTYLVFPFKWSFIILACGSIVVGSFVALFILTQKSEDMGKFSSINTEEEKLCEKTSIESSGEMDIYGEISSILDKRYPSLLSCVFSLSYLLINLWFTLGLFRFSFYLSHLAKHINDAYSDKSTADHLLSISSAFFMSSFLLSPVTGLMIDFCLKRARTSIKNMLTNERDLANPDKMYYTLTLGLVPGQGLLALSAVALSAMMFIPSPIASYASFVFLVILRSLLFSCFISFLLSAFPIRYFGTLNGITSAVSGLICLSTNAFLRTSRSTDNYVTMAISIGIFVVPIIFLIKSRQ